The Caldilineales bacterium genome has a segment encoding these proteins:
- a CDS encoding C45 family peptidase, translated as METKRVRSSDIPVLHLKGPARERGRAHGETLRASIHSMIEKWQANIAADLGTDPDLFLRQLVEETDFFPAVRRWTPDLLEEVEGIAEGAAAPFHIIFARQLSDEEPWFRWEKKLGRGWGWREPSGQAERCTSLGVQPAAGRPAIAAQNMDSPAYYDGHQVLLHITYPDSDLEALIFTIGGKISLAGMNNAPLAMCCNTVLQLDYAKDGLPEDFIVRGFLGQRHWQDGLAFLRRVKHASGQNYIVAGQDQVLSLECSAGGIADFVPYPGADRTFHTNHPLANDDQGIHRQRLAAMTPAQVAAYHASLTTHARFEALQRRFGRPEAPVTVEAIEEALSTHEGPVCIDGAGDKITLGCLIMAMTPAPTLSLAPGPPCSTAFATHPLPPLRNLQ; from the coding sequence ATGGAGACGAAACGAGTGCGCAGTTCTGATATTCCTGTGCTGCATCTGAAAGGCCCGGCCCGCGAACGGGGCCGCGCCCACGGCGAAACCCTGCGGGCCAGCATCCACAGCATGATCGAGAAGTGGCAGGCCAACATCGCCGCCGACCTGGGCACGGACCCGGACCTCTTCCTGCGCCAACTGGTCGAGGAGACCGACTTCTTCCCGGCCGTGCGCCGCTGGACGCCCGACCTGTTGGAGGAGGTGGAAGGCATCGCCGAAGGCGCGGCCGCGCCCTTCCACATCATCTTTGCCCGCCAACTGAGCGACGAAGAGCCGTGGTTCCGCTGGGAGAAGAAGCTGGGCCGGGGCTGGGGGTGGAGGGAACCGTCCGGGCAGGCCGAGCGCTGCACATCGTTGGGCGTGCAGCCTGCGGCCGGCCGGCCCGCCATCGCCGCCCAGAACATGGACAGCCCCGCCTACTACGACGGCCACCAGGTGCTGCTGCACATCACCTACCCCGATAGCGACCTGGAAGCGCTGATCTTCACCATCGGCGGCAAGATCTCGCTGGCCGGGATGAACAACGCCCCCCTGGCCATGTGCTGCAACACCGTGCTGCAGCTCGACTACGCCAAAGACGGCCTGCCCGAAGACTTCATCGTGCGCGGCTTTCTGGGCCAGCGCCATTGGCAGGACGGACTGGCGTTTCTGCGCCGGGTCAAGCACGCCTCCGGCCAAAACTACATCGTCGCCGGCCAGGATCAGGTGCTGAGCCTGGAATGCTCGGCCGGCGGCATCGCCGACTTCGTCCCCTATCCCGGCGCCGACCGCACCTTTCACACCAACCATCCCCTGGCCAACGACGACCAGGGCATCCACCGGCAGCGGCTGGCCGCCATGACCCCGGCCCAGGTTGCGGCCTACCACGCCAGCCTGACCACCCATGCCCGTTTCGAGGCCTTGCAGCGGCGCTTTGGCCGCCCCGAGGCGCCGGTCACGGTCGAGGCCATCGAAGAAGCCCTGAGCACACACGAAGGCCCGGTCTGCATCGACGGCGCCGGGGACAAGATCACC